The Polyangium aurulentum genomic interval GCCGAACAGCGACCCCGCCCCCTGCCCCTCGCCCCGCTCGCCCACCCCTTCGCCTCTACGCCAGCCCCCTAGCCGCGTCTACGATCACCGGCCGCGCCGCCAAGGTGTAAGACTCCCGCGTCTCATCCGTCAGCGCATCGCACAGGAGACCTCGATGCACACCGAACACCCCTACATCCACGCCCTCGGGCACGCCGCCTTCACGCGCTTCTACGACCCGTTCATCCGGACCGTGATCCGCGAGCGCGCCTTCAAGGAGCGCCTGATCGACCTCGCCGACGTGCGGACTGGCCACCGCGTGCTCGACGTCGGCGCCGGCACGGGCACGCTCGCGATTCTGATCAAGCAGCGCGTCCCCGGGGCCACGGTGGTCGGTCTCGACGGCGATCCGGAGATCCGCGAAATGGCCCGCCAGAAGATCGCCGCCGCAGGCCTCGATATCGAGCTGCGCGACGGCTTCGCCCAGAAGCTGCCGTTCCCTGATGATTCGTTCGACCGCGTGGTGACGACCCTCGTCCTGCACCACCTCTCCCGCGCGGACAAGGAGGCGGCCTTCCGCGAAATGGCGCGCGTCCTCCGCCCGGATGGCGAGCTGCACGTGGCCGACGTGGGACCGCCGCGCTCGGCGGCAGGCCAGATCGCCGCAGGCGTGATGCGCCGGTTCGGGTACGTCGGCGATAACCTCGACGGCCGCCTGCCCGAGCTCATGCGCGCCGCAGGGTTTGCGAACGTGGAGGAGACCTCGCGGCTCACGACGGTGCTCGGGCCGCTGGTTTATCTTCGCGGGAAGAAGCCGTAGGAGCTACCCCGCTCCCCCCACAATCGGAAACAACTCCACCACCGGCGCCCTCGCCGCCTTCGCCGCCGCGAGGATCTCCCGCGTCGTCCCGCCCTCCGGTAGCACCGCCGACATTCTCAGCGGGCCGCCCCTCACCGCAATGCCACGCGCCTCCAGCTCCTGCCGGAATGCACCCGCATTGCCGCGCACCGTCACCCCGTAAATCCTCGCTCCCGCGAACAGCTCCGCAGGCGCTCCCTCCAGCACCGCCGCTCCGCCCGCGATCACCACCGCATGGCTCGCCCCGTGCGAAAGCTCGCCCTCCGGCGTCCCCGGCTCCATCCGGTGGACCGAAAAGATCGCCCCTCGCCCCTGCGTCACCGCCGCCATTGCATTGGTCACGAACATGGCCGCGTGCACGTCGAGCCCCGCGAGCGGCGCCTCCGCGACGATCACCCTCGGGTCCGCGACCACCGCATTCGCGAGCCCGAGCGCTCGCCGCTGCCCGGGGCCCAGCGCCGCCGCCGGATAACGCATTGCACCCGTGAGCCCCACCCGCTCGAGCGCCGCCGCCGCCATCTCGCGCGCCGCTCGCTCGGCAATGCCCCCGAGCCGCGCGCTCCACGTCACGTATTCGTGCGCCGTCATTCGCTCCGGCAAGGGCAGATTCAGGGGCGACACGCCCGTCGTGGCCAGGTGCGCCCGCGTCGCGACGTCGCGGCCCCCGACCAGCAGGGTCCCCGCGACGACGTGCGCCTCGCCCGGCAGGTCGTCGTCCTCCATCGCCTGCGCGCGCGCTCGCAAGGGAACGCAGGTGAGCGCCGCGAAGAGCACCTCCACCTCGCCCACGCACACGACGCGGTCGCCGCGCGAGGCCATCGTGAGGTGATCGATGGCCACCACGTCGTCGACCGCCACGCGCGCGTCCTGCGCGTGCAGGATCGGAGACGAGTCGACAGCGCTCACGGATGCGACTCGTCCACCTTGGAGCCAGGCCCGCCGAACGAGATGTCTCCCACCAGCTCCGCGCGAGCCAGCGGCTTCGTCCCGTCGAACACCATGAACGGCGTCAGCGCGCGCGCGACGTCGAGCAGCGCCGGCGGGATCACGATGCCAGCAAGCGAGCCCTGCGGCACAGACGCAAGACCCGCGAGCTTCGCCAGCGTCCCGAGCAGCGACTCGTCGTCCTCCGGCAGCTCGATCACGGGCGCGTCATGCGGGACGTGGCCCAGCCTGCGCGCCTCCTCGAGCGCCTCGCGCAGCCCGCCCAGACGGTCGACGAGGCCCTTGTCGATCGCCTGCGCCCCCGTCCAGACGCGCCCGCGCCCCACCGCGTCGACCGCGTCCGGCGTCATGCGCCGCCCCTCGGCCACGCGCGCCACGAACAGGTCGTAGAACTGCTTCACCTTCACGCCCAGCTCGCGCCGCTCGTCGTCGGTGAAGGGCCGATAGAACGACTCGGCGTCCGCTTTCGGCGCCGTGCGGAACATGTCGATGCCCACGCCGAGCTTGTCGAGCAAGCCGACCACGTCGACCTTGCCGTAGAAGATGCCGATCGAGCCGGTGATCGTGCCGCGGTTCGCGAAGATCGTCCCGCCGCCGACCGACGCGTAGTAGCCGCCGCTCGCCGCGCTCGTGCCCATCGAGACCACGAAGGGCTTGGCGCGCGCGGTCAGGATCGCCTCGCGCAAGATCACGTCCGCCGCGAGCGACGAGCCGCCGCCCGTCTCCACGCGGAAGACGACGGCCTTGACCGTGCTGTCCTCGCGCGCGTTCCTGAGCGCGCGCGCGATCGTGTACGAGCCCGCGAGCTTGATGCCGACGAACGGGATGTCGGTGCTCTCGCCGTCGACCATGTCGCCGTGCAGGTACACGATCGCCACCTTCGCCGGCGCGCCCCACCACTTCGGCGCACGCGTGAGCAGCGCCTCGTCCCCGATGCGCGCCGGGCCGCCCACCATCTCCTCGACCACGCGATCGATCTCGTCCTCGTACGCGAGCACGTCGACGAGGTCCGCCGCGCGCGCCTCCGACGCGAGGAACGGACCCTTCGCGATCTTCTCCCTGAGCACGCGCAGGGGCATCTTCCGGCCACCGCCCACGTCGTGCATGTAGAGCGCCTCGATGTTCTCGAGCAGCTTGCGATGGTCCTCCGTCGCGATGGGGCTGCCCTCCGAGCGCGTGTACTGCTCGGCCGCGAGCTTGTGCTCCGCGATGCGCACGAAGTCCGAGCGCACGCCGAGCTTCTCGAGAAGGCCGCCGTAGTAGAAGTACGACGACGCGAGCCCCGCGAAGCGCAGGCCGCCAGCGGGATTCATCGAGATGCGATCGGCCTGCGAGCAGACGTGCAGCGAGCGTCCCCCCGCATCCTCGAGGTGACAGAGCACCTTCTTGCCGCGCGCGCGCAAGCCCCGCAGCGCGTCGCCAACTTCTTCTGCATGCGCGAGCGAGCTCGCCGGCTCGGCCCGCAGCACGAGCACCACGCCCGAGATCTCCGGATCCTCCGCGGCCCTCCACAAACGCTGCAAGAGCGCCGTGTGCCTGCGGACGCCGGGCGTGTTCTCGATCCGGATCTTCACGAAGCGCGACGGCAGCCGCACGCCAGGCTCGCGGAAGCCGCGCAGCGCCGCCGTCGCGTAGAAGCCGCTTCCGCTGCTCGTCAGCGCGTCGCCGAAGATGCCGCCGCCGCCCACCTGCAAGCCGCCGAGGTTGATGTCGACGCCCGCCATCGCCATCCACTTCGGATCACCCGCAGGGTCGAGCACGCTCACCTCGCCGCGAACACGGCCGATGCGCGGCACGTCCACGCCGAGCGTCGCCTTGGGCACCCACTCGTTCGGCGCCTCGCGATAGCCCGTCTCGAGCCCGATCTCGAGATCACGCCGGCCCACGATCGGACGCAACGCGAGGCCGAAATCCCAGCTCCGCGCGAGCGTTCGCCCGACAGCGCTCGACGGCTCGTTCCAGTCGCGCGCCACGACGGCCGCCGACAGCCACGTGGTGGGCCGCCACGTCAGGCCCGTGGTCATCGAGAAGTAGTCGTCGAGCGCCCCCGCGTTCGAGAACGACCAGCCGAGCGTCGTGCCGAGCGCCATCCTGTCGCCCAGGTTCAGCGCCATCCCCCAGCGCAACCACTGCTGCGGCGCGGTGTACGGCGAGGCCGCGGCGTCGGGCGGATCGAGCAGATCGACGCGCAGACCCGTCGCGAGAAACCACACGGGCAAGCCGAGATCGAACGAGTGCCCCTTCAGCGGCACCGGCGCCCCCGCGCCCGTCCACGCCCACGTCCAGCGCAGCTCGGGCGCGGGCATGAACGCGAGGTTGGCCGGGTTGTACGCGATCGCCGAGGCGTCATCCCCGCTCGCCACGGGCCTGCCTGGCGCAGGCACGCGCGGTGAGCCGTCGGCAGGGCCGGCGAGCGCAGAGCTCGATGCGGTGAGGAGCGAGAGGGCGAGAAGGGCGCTGGTGAGCGGGAGGCGAGATCGGCGAGGGGAGTTCATAGAGTGGATAAGCGCATCAGTGTCTGCGCTTCGGCGTCGTACGTCTTGCGCACCTCGGCGAGCGCCATGCGCTCGACGAGCGGAGCGATCATACCGAGCTTGATCTCGATGTCGCCCACGACCGTGCGCTTCGTGCGTCCACCAGGGACCGCCTCGAGACGGTACGTGCCCTCGGAACGGAAATAGCGCCGCCACTGCTCACGCGGCGCCACCGACCACGTGGAGGAATGATCGGCCAGGCGATAGACCGACAGCTCCTCCCAGCTCATCGCCTCGCGCGCGACGTTGTGCCCACGAAAGATCGGCAAGGGCGCGCTCGCCTGGAAGCGCAGCACCCGCCGCAGCTCTCCCCCCTCGATCACATGCTCGACGGTCTCCACCGACTCGATGTTCGAGTTGAGGATGCTCACCATCATCTGCCCGAGATCGGGCGACAGGACGGCGAGCTCCACAGCGTCGAGAGGAGCGTCGAACTCGTGGGTGATCTCGAAACGCACGTACCCGGCCTCCTTACCACGTTCACGAGCGGACGGCAGACGCGAACACGTCCCGCCGCCGGTGTGCAAAGCCGTTACTCGACAAGGATCCCCCGCGCCCGCGCGATGGCCTCGATCTCGGGACGGCGCCGCTCGAGCTCGGGGACGTCCTTCACTGGCAAGAATCTGGCCTGCGTTCCCTCGCGCGGAACCCGCAAGAACTGTGGCTCCAGGGTCACCGTGAGCTCGTTCAAGATGCGCTCGAACTGCACAGCTCTTCGGTCGCCGATCTTCTTCTCCACCTCGACGTAGGTCCACTCCATCGCGAGCGACGCGAGCGCATCGGCCCGCGCGAGGAAGGTGTTGGTGCTGAAAACCGGCTGCTTCGTCGCATCGAACCCGATCGGCAGGCGCATCTCCTCGACGATCACCCGCCGGCCGTTCCAGCGCAGCGGGCCACCTCCGCGGTCGCTGCCCACCTTGCTGACCACCTCGACGCTGAGCGGGCCACCGTACGAAAGGTGCCAGCCCAGGATCGCCGGGTCGACCGTCGCGCCCAGGTTGTCGAGGTTGGCGATCCACACCGTCTTGCCCCCCGCCGCGATGAACTTGTCGAGCAGGCCGCTCGCGCGCAGCGCGTCGGGCAGGTCGCCGTGGCCCGTCGCGTACACGCTCGGCTCGCCGTCCTCGTCGCGGAAGAGCGAGCCCTCCTGCGTGAGCCGCAGCGAGACGAACTGCTCGAAGGTCGCGACATGAAAGCCGTCGAGGCGCGCGTCGAGCGCCTCGCGGATCGGACCGTTCGTGGCCTCGCTCGTCATCAGCCACAGGGGGCAGATTGCGCCCGTGACGCGCCGGAGGTGGTCGACCTCGGCGAGCCGCAGGTCGAGGAACGTCTTTCCGGGCAGCGCGTCGACGAGCGCCTTCACCACGCCGCCCATGCGCGTCGCCATGCCACCGGCGAGCACACACAGCGCGACCTCGCCGCGGGAGAGGGCCTCGGTGCCGAGCTCCTCACAGCGCGCGTACGCGGGCGTGCCGGGCTCGGGCGCGTCGCTCACGTCCTCGGGCTCGGGCGGCAGGACCGAGCCCGAGATGCGGTTGCGCTGATCGCGGTCGGTGCGCATCGCCTCCGCCCACCGCAAGAGCCTGTCGGGGTCGAAACCCCGGGCGCGGATGCGGGAGGCGAGCGGTTCAGGGAGTGATGCGAGCTCTTCTGCGAGTGTCACGCAGTCGAGAAAGCACGACCTCCATGGCCCGGCAACCGGGGAGGGCCGCCGATCGCGTCAGGGCGAGGACGAGCGCGTAGGGGGCGACTCCCATCGCCCCGGAACCCATACGTACTGGACACCATCGTAGTGCCACGCGCCCGCGACCCAGATCATCCCGGGCGCAGGCGCAGCGGGCACGATCTCCGGCAGGGGCGCGGGCGGCCCGTCGGCTTCCGCCCCGCGCGCCGGGCGCTCGGATGTGCCCGCGACGCATGCGGGGACAAACGTCACGAGCAGCAGCGCGACGAGGACGAGCGGAAGATTCATCCGTGAAGGACCATCGCCCACACGTCGTAGAGCGCGTGTGTCCAGACCGCGGGCGCGAAGCCGCGGAAGACGAAGATCGCGGTGAGCACGAGGCCGCAGACGGCGCGGAAGACGAACGAGGCGACGTCGAACGAGTCGCCGAGCGCGCCGACGTAGTGCCACGCCGAGAACGCGACGGCGGCGACCACGGCCCACGCCGCCGTGATCACGAAGCGCGTGGCGCCGGCCGAGAACACGGCCTTGAAGAGCAGCGCGCCGAGGCCGAACAGGCCCACGCGGAAGGCGATCTCCTCGTAGAACCCGGCGCCCATGCTCATCACGACGCCCGTGAACACGCCGCGCGTCTGCGCGCTCGCCTCGACCGCGAGCGGCAACGAGCCCACCGCGTACGCGCCCGCGAAGCGCATGAGGATGGCGTAGAGCGTGGCCTCGAACGCGATGAGCGCGAAGCGCTTGCCCTCGAGCGCCTTCTTCTGCCCGGTGGCCGCGAGGACCACGACGAACGCGATGCCCACGAGCACCGTGAGCCCCGCGTACGTGGGCAGGCTGTTCTTGGCGAGCGCCGCGAGCTCGGCCGTGACCGGATCGGCCGCGTTGCGGACGGGGAGGAAGACGACGCCGAGGTGGTAGAGCAGGAAGATGGGCAGGGTGAGCCCGAGGTCGGTCCACGCATCGCTCTTCGCGGGGACCTTGTCTTGCTCGTTCGCCGCTGCCTCGCTGCCCATCAGGTCGGTCTCAGGCGGTAGACGATGAAGATCACCTCGGCCACCCAGATGACGAGGTTCAGGATGAAGGGCACGTCGCGCAGGATCTCCTGCGTGGGGCTCTCGGCCTTGGGGCGCCCGGCGACGAGCTGCAGAAAGCGCGTCAGCCCGAAGAGCGGGTGGATGGTGGTCGCCCAGAGCCAGGGGTTGTCGAAGAAGCGCTGCGTGTCGTGGTCGAGCGTGTACGCGAGGTACGTCGCCACGGTCGCGAGGCCCGTCATCCCGAGGGCCACGTTGAGGATGCGCGGCGAGTAGGCCTCGAGCGCGGCGCGCTGCTTGCCGGCCGTGGACGAGGCGATCTCGTGGCGGCGCTTGCCGAAGCCGAGGAAGAGCGCGAGCAGCGCGGTGCACGCGACCATGAACCCGGACAGGGGCGTCTTCGTCGCGAACCCGCCCGCGAGCACGCGCAGGACGAACCCGAGCGCGATGCACCCGACGTCGAGGTAGGCGATCTTCTTGAGCCCGAACGAATACGCGAGGTTCAGGGCAAAGTAGGCGACCACCACGGCCATGAACTTGCCTGGCCCGAGCAGCGCGCCGCCGAACGAGATCAAGACGAGCGCCACGGCCATCGCCTTGGCCACGGCGAGCGGGACCTGGCCCGAGGCGATCGGCCGGAAGCGCTTGACCGGATGAACCCGGTCGGCCTCGGCGTCCACGATGTCGTTCATCGTGTAGACCGCGCCTGCGAGCAGGCAGAAGATCCCGAAGGCGCCGAGCGCGCTCGTGATGATCGACGGGTGGGTCAGGTGCTTGGCGAACACGACCGGCGCCAGGACGAAGAGGTTCTTCACCCACTGCGTCGGCCGGACCGTCCGGATCATCCCCCGGACGCGCCAGAGCAGGCTGCCCTGCTTGGAGGGAGGAATGAGCGGCGTCGGCTCCGACGGCGGCATGGAAGCGCCGGACAGCCGTCCCCCCGCGCCATCGTTGGATGGGTGCGGGAGCACGACCTCGTTCCCCGATAAAGGGGCGGAAAAGGCGCGCTCGTTGTCGTTTGCAAGGGGGGTCAGCAGGGGACCGGGGACCGCCACGACGGCGGAGCATACACACGGCCAGGGGGTCGGGCCATTCGCGCGCGCCCGGTCGCTGTCACAGAGGGCCCAACCCGGGACGACGGGAGCCTCGGGTGTCCTGCCCCTCAGAAATCTTGGCGGTCGCCCCGGCCACCCAGGGGCTATAGCTACGCTCGTGCTAGCATCAGCCGCGATGACGTCGGCGCTGTCGATCGCGCGGGAGGCAACGCCCCTGCTCCAGGAGCTGCGCTCCGCCGTGGAGCAGGCCCTCGAGGGGAAGCCGGAGTCCGTCGAGCTTGCGCTGATCGCGCTGCTCGCGCGGGGTCACGTGCTCATCGAGGACGTGCCGGGCGTCGGCAAGACGACGCTGGCGCGATCGCTCGCCAAGGCCGTGGGCGGCGAGCTGCGGCGCGTGCAGTTCACGAGCGACCTGCTCCCGAGCGACGTGCTCGGCGTGAGCGTCTACGACCAGCGCTCGTCTCAGTTCGTCTTCCGGCAAGGCCCCATCTTCGCGAACATCCTGCTCGCGGACGAGATCAACCGCGCGAGCCCGCGGACGCAGTCGGCGCTGCTCGAGGCGATGAACGAGGGGCAGGTGTCGGTCGACGGCGTGACGACGCCCCTGCCCGATCCGTTCTTCGTGCTGGCCACGCAGAACCCGCAGGACTTCGCGGGGACGTTCCCGCTCCCCGAGTCGCAGCTCGACCGCTTCATGGTGCGGATCCGGCTCGGCTACCCGCCGCCTCACGTCGAGATGCGGCTGCTCTTGCAAGGCGGCGACGGCGACCGCATCCGCAACGTGCCGCAGGTGCTCGAGCCTTCGCAGCTCGTCGCGCTGCAACGCGAGGTGGACCGGGTCGAGCTCGACGCCTCGCTCGCCACCTACCTGCAAGCGGTGCTCACCGCGACGCGCTCGAGCCCCACCTTGTCGCTCGGGGCCTCGCCGCGGGCGGGCATGAACCTCGGGCGCGCAGCGCGAAGCCGCGCCGTGCTCCACGGCCGCACCTACTGCATCGCCGACGACATCCACGATCTCGCCGTGCCCGTGCTCGCGCACCGCGTGCGCCTCTCCGCCCACGCGGAGGGCTACATGCCGAGCCGCGACGAGTGCGAGAACGCGGTGCGGGACATCGTCGCGCGCGTGCCGGTGCCGCTGTAGCGAAGGGGCTCGATGGCTGATCAGAGGCAGGCCGAAGCACTGGCCCGTCGAAACGGCGTCTCGAACGGTCGCCCGGCGCGAGAGCTTTCGCCGTGGCCCACCGCCCCGCGCGACGCGTCCGCGCAAGGCCGGGGCACGTTCGCGCGCGCGCTGCGGGGCTTTCGCTTGCCGCGCAAGCTCAAGTTCACGCGCGAGGGCAAGTACTACGTGGGCATCACGCTCGGCGTGGGCTTCGCGGCGATCAACACGGGCAACAACCTCCTGTACCTGCTGCTCGGGATGCTGCTGTCGCTCATGATCGTCTCGAGCGTGATGAGCGAGCTGAGCCTGCGAAACCTCACGGTGACGCGGCGGCTGCCCACGCGCGCGCAGGTGGGCCGCGCGCACCTCGTCGAGATCGAGGTCTACAACCACAAGAAGCGCGTGCCCTCGTACGCCATCGAGGTCGAGGACCTGCGCGCCGGGCAGCCCGCGGACAAGCGCTGCTTCTTCCTCAAGATCAGCCCCTCCTCGGCGCAGGTCGCCGCTTACCGACGCACGCCCGCGCGGCGCGGTCGCGACCGGCACACGGGCTTCCGCATCGCCACGCGCTTCCCCTTCGGCCTGTTCGAAAAATCGCGCGAGGTGACGGCCGAGGGCGAGCTGGTGATCTACCCGGCGGTCGATCCGGTGCGCCTGCCTCCCGAGGAGCACGGGCGCAGAAACGGCGGCGTGGGCACGGCGGGGCGCGGGACGAGCGACGAGACGTACTGCCTGCGCCCGATGCGCGAGGGCGACGACCCGCGCGACATCTACTGGCGCAAGAGCGCCGTGATGAACCAGATGGTCCTGCGCGAGCGCGCGCGTGAGACGCGGCCCGACGTGCGGATCATGATCGACACCGTGCGGCCCAAGGACGCGGGCGAGGGCTTCGCGCAGGGGTTCGAGAAGCGCATCCGCGAGGTCGCCTCGCGCGCCGTCGCGCACATCAAGCGAGGTGACGGCGTGGTCGTGGCGACGACGCTCGGCGAAGAGGTGCGCGGCGATCGCAACATGGGCTCCGATCCGATCCTGCGCTTTCTGGCGCTGCTCGACGCGGTCGATCAGGAGCGCGTCGAGGAGATCCGCGAGCGGCGGGCGGCGCGGCAGCGGGCACGGCTCGAAGGAGGTCACGCGTGAGGTTCGGGCTCGTCCATCGGGTGATGACCGACGCGCTCGCGGTGCTCGGCATCCTGGCGCTCCTGGCGAGCGGCCAGTTCGGTCCCTGGGTGAGCGGATCGATCCTCGCCGGGCTCGTCGTCGCGCTCGCGATCCGCGACGCGTGGGAGCGCTATCCGTGGCTCAAGCACCTCGACGCCGTGGCGCTGCTCGGCGTGCTCGGGCTGCAGATCGGGCGCCTGATGCTCGATCCCAACGCGAACGTGCTCGACGTGCTGATCGAGTTCGCGGCGGCCTTGCAGATCATCCGGCTCGCGACGCGCAAGGGCGCGGCGCACGACCAGCAGGTGATCGTGCTGGCGCTGCTCCACCTCATCTCGGGCACGGTGCTCGGCGGAGGGCTCGGCTACGGCCTGTGCTTCCTCGGCGTGCTCATCGTGGCGCCTGGCGCGCTCGTGCTGAGCCACCTGCGGCGCGAGGTCGAGGGCAACTACCGGCAGGGCGCGCGTGATCGCACGGGGCTCCCCGTCGACGTGCCGCGCATCCTGCGCTCGCGGCGCGTCGTGGGGCGCACGTTCCTCGGCGTGACGTGCCTCCTGTCGATCCCGATCTTCGTCTTCACCGCGATGCTCTTCGTGCTCTTCCCGCGCGTGGGGCTTTCCTTGCTGCTGCTCAACCGCGGGCACTCGGGCCGGATGATCGGCTTCTCGGGCCGCGTGGATCTCGGCGAGGTGGGCGTCCTGCGGAGCGATCCGACGCTGGTGATGCGCGTCGAGGTCCCGAACCTCCCCGATCCGCCGCCTGCGCGGCTGCCCTTGCACCTGCGGGGCACGGCGCTCGACGCGTACGACGGGCGCGCCTGGACCCAGAGCGAGTCGTTCAAGCGCATCGTGGAGACCGAGGCGGGCATCGTCCCGTTCGAGGATCGCTGGCCCGACTCGGCGCTCGATCCGGTGATGCACATCGACCTCGACCCGATCGACCCGCCCGTGATCTTCCTGCCCCCGCACGCATCGGGGCTGAAGCTGCGGACGCGGGCCACGGTGAGCGGCGAGCCCTCGGCGACGGCGTACCGCGGACCCGAGGGGGAGCTGCGCTACCAGCCGATCGACGACCGCGGGCTCAAGTACGACGTGTTCCTGTCGCGCAAGAAGGCGCCCTCGTTCAAGCGGATGATCGCCTCGGAGCGATGGCGCTACCTGACGGTGCCGAAGGACATGCCGGAGCGCGTCCGGCAGCTCGCGCAGACGTGGGCGAAGGACGCGTCGACGCCGCTCGAGCGCGCGCGTGCGATCGAGCATCACCTGCGCACCGAGTACCGCTACGACCTCGCGTCGCCTTCGGGCAAGGACCCGCAGCCGCTCGACCACTTCCTGTTCGAGTCGAAGCGCGGGCACTGCGAGTTCTACTCGACCGCGATGGCGATCATGCTGCGCACGCTCGACGTGCCCACGCGCAACGTGACGGGCTTCGTGGGCGGCAGCTACAACCGCTTCGGCCGCTTCTACGCCGTGCGCCAGGGCGACGCGCACTCGTGGGTCGAGGCGTGGCTCGACGAGCAGCAGGGCTGGGTGACGTTCGACCCGACGCCGCCCTCGGACGCGGCCCCGAAGAGCGACATGGTCGGCGCCTGGGCGTACCTGCGCGATCTGGTCGAGGCGACGAGCCAGCGCTGGGACCGCCACGTCGTGAGCTACGACCTGAACCAGCAGGTGAGCCTGCTCAGCAGCTTCACCTCGCGCTCGCGGCGCGGCGGCTCGATCTTGCCCGAGACGACGCGCGGTCGCGCCTACGGGCTCGCCGCCGTGGGCCTCGTGGTGGCGGGCGCAGGCGCCGCGATGTGGCTGCGGCGCCGCAAGCAGCGCGGCGTCGTGGGCCCGCGCGGCGCCGATCCGCGATCGGCGAGCGCGATCCTGGCGACGGCCCTCTACGAAGCGCTCGACGCGGCGATGGGCGCGCGCGGTGTCGGCAGGTCGCCGAGCACGCCGCCGTTGAAGCACGCGCAAGCGCTCTCGGAGATGAGCCACCCGCTCGCCGAAGAGGTCCTCGCGCTGACGGAGATCTACCTGCGCGCGCGCTTCGGCGGCGAGCCGCTGTCGGACGAGGAGCGGCGGAGCTTCGAGCGGCGCGTGAAGGCGCTACGGCAAGCGCCGACGGTGCAGGCGGGAGCGCAGGCGGCGGCGAGCTGAGGCGCCCGGCCTAGGGCCCCCTCGCCGCCGACGTCCCTGGCCTCCTCGGCGTCCGCGCGTTCGTCGCGACCATCATCGATTTCGCCAGGATGGCGTGCTTGATCGACATGCCCGTCACGCCCGCGTCGTTCGGCGCGATTCGACCGACCTCGTCGAGAAACGCCTGCGCCGCGTCGTGCTCGCCGAGCACCGCGAGCACCGTGCTCTGATCACGCAAGGTCGCAGCCACGACGCTCGCCGTCGCCGTGTCCGGCAGAACCGGCATCGCGATGGCCTCCATCACGCGCCGGATCGGCAACAGCGACGCCGTCGTCGACAGCTTGCGATCCGACTGCCCGAGCGGCTGCGGCGCGTACTCCAGCCAGAAGCCGTCGACCGCGAGGTGCGACACGAGTCGCTTCGACCACGTACGATCGAGCTCCACGTGCAACGGCCGCACGTCCGCGAGCTTCGACAGCGCGTACTCGCTCGGCCCGCCCGCGAGCGCGTAGTCGCGCAGGAGCGGCTCGAGCTCCGGCTCCGTCGCGATCAGGCTCATGGCCACGCGCCCTCGGTGCAGCAGGTTTCCCGGCACGATCACCACGTCGGGCCTCTCGCCGCGCAGTAGCCGCGCCGCCCAGAGGCGGAACGCGACCGCCGGCGAGCGCACGAGGATCGCCGAGCTCGGCTCGAGGCGCCCGAGCGCGCCGTCGGTCCACTCCTCGGCCGCGTACTGCGTGCCTCGATCGGCCACGTACCCGGCCTCCTCCGACGAGAGCGCGACGAGCGTCACGTGGAAGACGACGAGCAGGACCGCTCCGCTGCGCGCCATGGGCAGCTTCAGCTCGAGCATCTTGCGCACCGCGAAGGCCGCGCCGAGAGACGAGCACGTCGCGAGCGCCGCCACCGCGAGCGCGCGCAGCGCCGTCAGCGAGTCGGTGTAGAGCATGCCCGT includes:
- a CDS encoding decaprenyl-phosphate phosphoribosyltransferase gives rise to the protein MPPSEPTPLIPPSKQGSLLWRVRGMIRTVRPTQWVKNLFVLAPVVFAKHLTHPSIITSALGAFGIFCLLAGAVYTMNDIVDAEADRVHPVKRFRPIASGQVPLAVAKAMAVALVLISFGGALLGPGKFMAVVVAYFALNLAYSFGLKKIAYLDVGCIALGFVLRVLAGGFATKTPLSGFMVACTALLALFLGFGKRRHEIASSTAGKQRAALEAYSPRILNVALGMTGLATVATYLAYTLDHDTQRFFDNPWLWATTIHPLFGLTRFLQLVAGRPKAESPTQEILRDVPFILNLVIWVAEVIFIVYRLRPT
- a CDS encoding AAA family ATPase, producing MTSALSIAREATPLLQELRSAVEQALEGKPESVELALIALLARGHVLIEDVPGVGKTTLARSLAKAVGGELRRVQFTSDLLPSDVLGVSVYDQRSSQFVFRQGPIFANILLADEINRASPRTQSALLEAMNEGQVSVDGVTTPLPDPFFVLATQNPQDFAGTFPLPESQLDRFMVRIRLGYPPPHVEMRLLLQGGDGDRIRNVPQVLEPSQLVALQREVDRVELDASLATYLQAVLTATRSSPTLSLGASPRAGMNLGRAARSRAVLHGRTYCIADDIHDLAVPVLAHRVRLSAHAEGYMPSRDECENAVRDIVARVPVPL
- a CDS encoding DUF58 domain-containing protein, whose product is MADQRQAEALARRNGVSNGRPARELSPWPTAPRDASAQGRGTFARALRGFRLPRKLKFTREGKYYVGITLGVGFAAINTGNNLLYLLLGMLLSLMIVSSVMSELSLRNLTVTRRLPTRAQVGRAHLVEIEVYNHKKRVPSYAIEVEDLRAGQPADKRCFFLKISPSSAQVAAYRRTPARRGRDRHTGFRIATRFPFGLFEKSREVTAEGELVIYPAVDPVRLPPEEHGRRNGGVGTAGRGTSDETYCLRPMREGDDPRDIYWRKSAVMNQMVLRERARETRPDVRIMIDTVRPKDAGEGFAQGFEKRIREVASRAVAHIKRGDGVVVATTLGEEVRGDRNMGSDPILRFLALLDAVDQERVEEIRERRAARQRARLEGGHA
- a CDS encoding transglutaminase TgpA family protein — translated: MRFGLVHRVMTDALAVLGILALLASGQFGPWVSGSILAGLVVALAIRDAWERYPWLKHLDAVALLGVLGLQIGRLMLDPNANVLDVLIEFAAALQIIRLATRKGAAHDQQVIVLALLHLISGTVLGGGLGYGLCFLGVLIVAPGALVLSHLRREVEGNYRQGARDRTGLPVDVPRILRSRRVVGRTFLGVTCLLSIPIFVFTAMLFVLFPRVGLSLLLLNRGHSGRMIGFSGRVDLGEVGVLRSDPTLVMRVEVPNLPDPPPARLPLHLRGTALDAYDGRAWTQSESFKRIVETEAGIVPFEDRWPDSALDPVMHIDLDPIDPPVIFLPPHASGLKLRTRATVSGEPSATAYRGPEGELRYQPIDDRGLKYDVFLSRKKAPSFKRMIASERWRYLTVPKDMPERVRQLAQTWAKDASTPLERARAIEHHLRTEYRYDLASPSGKDPQPLDHFLFESKRGHCEFYSTAMAIMLRTLDVPTRNVTGFVGGSYNRFGRFYAVRQGDAHSWVEAWLDEQQGWVTFDPTPPSDAAPKSDMVGAWAYLRDLVEATSQRWDRHVVSYDLNQQVSLLSSFTSRSRRGGSILPETTRGRAYGLAAVGLVVAGAGAAMWLRRRKQRGVVGPRGADPRSASAILATALYEALDAAMGARGVGRSPSTPPLKHAQALSEMSHPLAEEVLALTEIYLRARFGGEPLSDEERRSFERRVKALRQAPTVQAGAQAAAS